In a single window of the Drosophila subpulchrella strain 33 F10 #4 breed RU33 chromosome X, RU_Dsub_v1.1 Primary Assembly, whole genome shotgun sequence genome:
- the LOC119558211 gene encoding tyrosine-protein phosphatase 10D isoform X2 yields MLYQLSKATTRIRLKRQKAVPQHCWLWSLAFLAAFTLKDVRCADLAISIPNNPGLDDGASYRLDYSPPFGYPEPNTTIASREIGDEIQFSRALPGTKYNFWLYYTNFTHHDWLTWTVTITTAPDPPSNLSVQVRSGKNAIILWSPPTQGSYTAFKIKVLGLSEASSSYNRTFQVNDNTFQHSVKELTPGATYQVQAYTIYDGKESVAYTSRNFTTKPNTPGKFIVWFRNETTLLVLWQPPYPAGIYTHYKVSIEPPDANDSVLYVEKEGEPPGPAQAAFKGLVPGRAYNISVQTMSEDEISLPTTAQYRTVPLRPLNVTFDRDYITSNSFRVLWEAPKGVSEFDKYQVSVATTRRQSTVPRSNEPVAFFDFRDIAEPGKTFNVIVKTVSGKVTSWPATGDVTLRPLPVRNLRSINDDKTNTMVITWEADPASTQDEYRIVYHELETFNGDTSTLTTDRTRFTLESLLPGRNYSLSVQAVSQKMESNETSIFVVTRPSSPIIEDLKSIRMGLNISWKSDVNSKQEQYEVLYSRNGTSDLRTQKTKESRLVIKNLQPGAGYELKVFAVSHDLRSEPHAYFQAVYPNPPRNMTIETVRSNSVLVHWSPPESGEFTEYSIRYRTDSEQQWVRLPSVRSTEADITDMTKGEKYTIQVNTVSFGVESPVPQEVNTTVPPNPVSNIIQLVDSRNITLEWPKPEGRVESYILKWWPSDNPGRAQTKNVSENKSADDLSTVRVLIGELMPGVQYKFDIQTTSYGILSGITSLYPRTMPLIQSDVVVANGEKEDERDTITLSYTPTPQSSSKFDIYRFSLGDAEIRDKEKLANDTDRKVTFTGLVPGRLYNITVWTVSGGVASLPIQRQDRLYPEPITQLHATNITDTEISLRWDLPKGEYNDFDIAYLTADNLLAQNMTTRNEITISDLRPHRNYTFTVVVRSGTESSVLRSSSPLSASFTTNEAVPGRVERFHPTDVQPSEINFEWSLPSSEANGVIRQFSIAYTNINNLTDAGMQDFESEEAFGIIKNLKPGETYVFKIQAKTAIGFGPEREYRQTMPILAPPRPATQVVPTEVYRSSSTIQIRFRKNYFSDQNGQVRMYTIIVAEDDAKNASGLEMPSWLDVQSYSVWLPYQAIDPYYPFENQSVEDFTIGTENCDNHKIGYCNGPLKSGTTYRVKVRAFTGTDKFTDTAYSFPIQTDQDNTSLIVAITVPLTIILVLLVTLLFYKRRRNNCRKTTKDSRANDNMSLPDSVIEQNRPILIKNFAEHYRLMSADSDFRFSEEFEELKHVGRDQPCTFADLPCNRPKNRFTNILPYDHSRFKLQPVDDDEGSDYINANYVPGHNSPREFIVTQGPLHSTRDDFWRMCWESNSRAIVMLTRCFEKGREKCDQYWPNDTVPVFYGDIKVQILNDSHYADWVMTEFMLCRGSEQRILRHFHFTTWPDFGVPNPPQTLVRFVRAFRDRIGAEQRPIVVHCSAGVGRSGTFITLDRILQQINTSDYVDIFGIVYAMRKERVWMVQTEQQYICIHQCLLAVLEGKENIVGPAREMHDNEGYEGQQVQLDENGDVVATIEGHLSHHDLQQAEAEAIDDENAAILHDDQQPLTSSFTGHHNHMPPTTSMSSFGGGGGGGGGGGGGTNNVDAPDR; encoded by the exons GACGTTCGATGTGCAGATCTAGCCATAAGCATACCCAACAATCCCGGCCTAGACGATGGGGCCTCATATCGCTTGGACTACAGTCCGCCCTTTGGCTATCCGGAGCCCAACACAACGATTGCCTCCCGGGAAATCGGCGATGAGATCCAATTCTCACGCGCCCTGCCCGGAACCAAGTACAACTTCTGGCTGTACTACACGAACTTTACGCACCACGATTGGCTCACCTGGACGGTGACGATAACAACAG CTCCCGATCCGCCGTCGAATCTCTCTGTCCAGGTGCGCAGCGGCAAGAACGCCATCATCCTGTGGTCACCGCCCACCCAGGGCAGCTATACGGCCTTCAAGATCAAGGTGCTTGGCCTGTCGGAGGCCTCGAGCAGCTACAACCGCACCTTCCAGGTGAACGACAACACATTCCAGCACAGCGTCAAGGAGCTGACCCCGGGAGCCACCTACCAGGTGCAGGCCTACACCATCTACGATGGCAAGGAGTCGGTGGCCTACACCAGTCGCAATTTCACCACAA AGCCCAACACTCCGGGGAAATTCATCGTCTGGTTCCGTAATGAGACGACACTGCTGGTCCTGTGGCAGCCGCCATATCCGGCGGGCATTTACACGCACTACAAGGTATCCATCGAGCCGCCGGATGCCAACGATAGTGTGCTCTATGTGGAGAAGGAGGGCGAGCCACCGGGTCCGGCGCAGGCAGCCTTCAAGGGTCTGGTGCCCGGCAGGGCGTACAACATTTCGGTGCAGACAATGTCCGAGGACGAGATCTCACTGCCGACGACGGCCCAGTATCGTACGGTGCCGTTGCGGCCACTGAACGTGACCTTTGACCGGGACTACATTACCTCCAATTCGTTCCGGGTGCTTTGGGAGGCGCCCAAGGGCGTCTCCGAGTTCGATAAGTACCAGGTCTCGGTGGCCACCACCCGACGCCAGTCCACTGTGCCACGTAGCAACGAACCGGTGGCCTTCTTTGACTTTCGCGACATCGCCGAACCGGGCAAGACATTCAATGTGATCGTGAAGACGGTGTCCGGCAAGGTCACCTCGTGGCCAGCCACCGGGGACGTCACCCTGCGACCCCTGCCCGTTCGCAATCTGAGGAGCATCAACGATGACAAGACCAACACCATGGTCATCACCTGGGAGGCGGATCCGGCCAGCACGCAGGATGAGTACCGCATTGT ATACCATGAATTGGAAACATTTAACGGAGACACCAGCACCCTGACCACAGATCGAACTCGATTCACACTGGAGAGCCTCCTACCCGGTCGTAATTACTCACTATCCGTGCAGGCCGTCTCTCAGAAAATGGAATCGAACGAAACCAGCATCTTCGTGGTCACCCGACCCTCGTCGCCCATTATCGAGGACCTGAAGAGCATACGGATGGGCCTGAATATCAGTTGGAAGAGCGACGTCAACTCCAAGCAGGAACAATATGAGGTCTTGTATTCACGAAACGGAACTAGCGATTTGCGTACCCAAAAGACCAAGGAGTCGCGTCTGGTGATCAAGAACCTTCAGCCAGGAGCTGGATATGAACTCAAGGTCTTTGCGGTTAGTCACGATTTGAGAAGTGAACCGCATGCCTATTTCCAGGCAGTTT ATCCCAATCCACCGCGCAACATGACCATCGAGACGGTGCGCAGCAACTCTGTTCTGGTCCACTGGTCTCCGCCGGAGAGCGGTGAGTTTACGGAGTACTCGATTCGATATAGGACGGACAGTGAACAGCAGTGGGTGCGTCTGCCCAGCGTTCGATCTACGGAGGCTGATATCACCGACATGACCAAGGGCGAGAAGTACACCATACAGGTGAACACGGTCAGTTTTGGCGTGGAGAGTCCCGTGCCCCAGGAGGTGAACACAACGGTGCCCCCGAATCCGGTGTCAAACATTATCCAGCTGGTGGACTCACGGAACATCACTCTGGAGTGGCCCAAGCCGGAGGGAAGGGTGGAGTCGTACATCCTTAAATGGTGGCCCAGCGATAATCCCGGACGTGCCCAGACGAAGAACGTTTCCGAGAACAAGTCGG CCGACGATTTGTCGACAGTGCGAGTCCTGATTGGCGAACTGATGCCCGGTGTGCAGTACAAGTTTGACATCCAGACGACATCGTATGGCATTCTGTCCGGTATCACCAGTCTGTATCCGCGCACCATGCCGCTCATCCAGTCGGATGTGGTGGTGGCCAATGGCGAGAAGGAGGACGAGCGGGACACGATCACCCTGAGCTATACACCCACGCCGCAGTCCTCGTCCAAGTTCGATATCTATCGATTCTCCCTGGGAGATGCGGAGATCCGGGACAAGGAGAAGCTGGCCAACGATACGGATCGCAAGGTGACGTTCACGGGTCTGGTGCCGGGACGGCTGTACAACATCACCGTGTGGACGGTGAGCGGTGGAGTGGCCAGTCTGCCCATTCAGCGACAGGATCGCCTGTATCCGGAACCCATTACCCAGCTGCATGCCACCAATATCACGGACACGGAGATCTCGTTGCGCTGGGATCTGCCAAAGGGCGAGTACAATGACTTCGATATAGCCTACCTAACGGCGGACAATCTGTTGGCCCAGAACATGACCACCAGGAATGAGATAACCATAAGTGACCTGCGACCCCATAGGAACTACACATTCACCGTGGTGGTTCGTTCGGGCACTGAATCTTCAGTTCTACGAAGCAGTTCACCTCTCTCGGCTAGTTTTACGACCAATGAAGCGGTACCAGGTCGCGTAGAGCGATTCCATCCCACCGATGTGCAGCCCAGCGAGATCAATTTCGAGTGGTCACTGCCCTCCAGTGAGGCAAACGGTGTGATCCGTCAATTCTCGATAGCCTATACGAATATCAACAATCTTACGGATGCCGGCATGCAGGACTTTGAATCGGAGGAGGCATTTGGTATAATCAAGAATCTCAAACCGGGCGAGACATATGTGTTCAAGATCCAGGCCAAGACGGCCATTGGCTTTGGACCGGAGCGGGAGTACAGGCAAACGATGCCCATACTGGCGCCACCACGTCCAGCCACCCAAGTGGTGCCCACCGAGGTATATCGCAGTTCGTCGACCATCCAGATTCGTTTTAGGAAGAACTATTTCTCGGATCAGAACGGTCAGGTGCGCATGTACACGATCATTGTGGCCGAGGATGATGCGAAGAATGCATCCGGCCTGGAAATGCCCAGTTGGCTAGATGTGCAGTCGTATAGCGTTTGGCTGCCCTACCAGGCCATAGATCCGTACTATCCCTTCGAGAACCAATCCGTGGAGGACTTTACAATTGGCACGGAGAACTGCGACAACCACAAGATCGGCTACTGCAATGGGCCACTGAAGTCGGGGACCACTTACCGGGTGAAGGTGCGAGCGTTCACCGGAACGGATAAGTTCACGGATACCGCCTACAGTTTTCCAATTCAAACAG ATCAAGACAACACCTCGCTGATCGTGGCCATTACAGTGCCACTGACAATCATCCTGGTGCTGCTGGTAACCCTTTTGTTCTACAAACGGCGACGCAACAATTGCCGAAAGACGACGAAGGATTCGCGTGCCAATGACAATATGTCCCTGCCGGATAGTGTTATCGAGCAGAATCGTccgattctgatcaagaactTTGCGGAGCACTATCGCCTGATGTCCGCCGATTCGGACTTCCGGTTCAGCGAGGAGTTCGAGGAACTGAAGCATGTGGGCAGGGATCAGCCATGCACCTTTGCCGACTTGCCCTGCAATCGACCCAAGAATCGGTTCACCAACATCCTGCCCTACGATCACTCACGTTTCAAGCTCCAGCCCGTGGACGATGATGAGGGCAGCGATTATATCAATGCCAACTATGTGCCGGGACACAATTCGCCGCGGGAATTCATCGTGACCCAGGGACCGTTGCACTCGACGCGCGACGACTTCTGGCGGATGTGCTGGGAGAGCAACTCGCGGGCCATTGTCATGCTGACCCGGTGCTTTGAGAAGGGACGTGAGAAGTGCGACCAGTACTGGCCGAATGACACGGTGCCCGTCTTCTATGGGGACATTAAGGTGCAGATTCTCAACGACAGCCACTATGCCGACTGGGTGATGACCGAGTTCATGCTGTGCAGG GGCAGCGAACAGCGCATCCTGCGGCACTTCCACTTCACCACCTGGCCGGACTTTGGTGTGCCTAATCCTCCCCAGACACTGGTGCGCTTTGTGCGCGCCTTCCGCGATCGCATCGGGGCGGAGCAGCGACCCATTGTGGTGCACTGCAGCGCCGGAGTGGGAAGGTCGGGCACCTTCATCACCCTGGATCGCATCCTGCAGCAGATCAACACGTCGGACTACGTGGACATTTTCGGCATAGTGTATGCCATGCGCAAGG AGCGCGTTTGGATGGTGCAGACGGAGCAGCAGTACATCTGCATCCACCAGTGCCTGCTGGCGGTGCTCGAGGGCAAGGAGAACATCGTGGGTCCCGCCCGCGAGATGCACGACAACGAGGGCTATGAAG GCCAACAAGTGCAGCTGGACGAGAATGGTGATGTGGTGGCCACCATCGAGGGTCATCTATCGCATCATGACCTCCAGCAGGCCGAGGCGGAGGCCATTGACGATGAGAATGCGGCGATACTCCATGACGATCAGCAGCCGCTGACCAGTAGCTTCACTGGCCACCACAATCACATGCCGCCCACCACATCGATGAGCTCCtttggcggcggcggcggcggaggaggaggcggtggTGGAGGCACCAACAATGTGGATGCCCCGGACAGATGA
- the LOC119558211 gene encoding tyrosine-protein phosphatase 10D isoform X4 → MLYQLSKATTRIRLKRQKAVPQHCWLWSLAFLAAFTLKDVRCADLAISIPNNPGLDDGASYRLDYSPPFGYPEPNTTIASREIGDEIQFSRALPGTKYNFWLYYTNFTHHDWLTWTVTITTAPDPPSNLSVQVRSGKNAIILWSPPTQGSYTAFKIKVLGLSEASSSYNRTFQVNDNTFQHSVKELTPGATYQVQAYTIYDGKESVAYTSRNFTTKPNTPGKFIVWFRNETTLLVLWQPPYPAGIYTHYKVSIEPPDANDSVLYVEKEGEPPGPAQAAFKGLVPGRAYNISVQTMSEDEISLPTTAQYRTVPLRPLNVTFDRDYITSNSFRVLWEAPKGVSEFDKYQVSVATTRRQSTVPRSNEPVAFFDFRDIAEPGKTFNVIVKTVSGKVTSWPATGDVTLRPLPVRNLRSINDDKTNTMVITWEADPASTQDEYRIVYHELETFNGDTSTLTTDRTRFTLESLLPGRNYSLSVQAVSQKMESNETSIFVVTRPSSPIIEDLKSIRMGLNISWKSDVNSKQEQYEVLYSRNGTSDLRTQKTKESRLVIKNLQPGAGYELKVFAVSHDLRSEPHAYFQAVYPNPPRNMTIETVRSNSVLVHWSPPESGEFTEYSIRYRTDSEQQWVRLPSVRSTEADITDMTKGEKYTIQVNTVSFGVESPVPQEVNTTVPPNPVSNIIQLVDSRNITLEWPKPEGRVESYILKWWPSDNPGRAQTKNVSENKSADDLSTVRVLIGELMPGVQYKFDIQTTSYGILSGITSLYPRTMPLIQSDVVVANGEKEDERDTITLSYTPTPQSSSKFDIYRFSLGDAEIRDKEKLANDTDRKVTFTGLVPGRLYNITVWTVSGGVASLPIQRQDRLYPEPITQLHATNITDTEISLRWDLPKGEYNDFDIAYLTADNLLAQNMTTRNEITISDLRPHRNYTFTVVVRSGTESSVLRSSSPLSASFTTNEAVPGRVERFHPTDVQPSEINFEWSLPSSEANGVIRQFSIAYTNINNLTDAGMQDFESEEAFGIIKNLKPGETYVFKIQAKTAIGFGPEREYRQTMPILAPPRPATQVVPTEVYRSSSTIQIRFRKNYFSDQNGQVRMYTIIVAEDDAKNASGLEMPSWLDVQSYSVWLPYQAIDPYYPFENQSVEDFTIGTENCDNHKIGYCNGPLKSGTTYRVKVRAFTGTDKFTDTAYSFPIQTDQDNTSLIVAITVPLTIILVLLVTLLFYKRRRNNCRKTTKDSRANDNMSLPDSVIEQNRPILIKNFAEHYRLMSADSDFRFSEEFEELKHVGRDQPCTFADLPCNRPKNRFTNILPYDHSRFKLQPVDDDEGSDYINANYVPGHNSPREFIVTQGPLHSTRDDFWRMCWESNSRAIVMLTRCFEKGREKCDQYWPNDTVPVFYGDIKVQILNDSHYADWVMTEFMLCRGSEQRILRHFHFTTWPDFGVPNPPQTLVRFVRAFRDRIGAEQRPIVVHCSAGVGRSGTFITLDRILQQINTSDYVDIFGIVYAMRKERVWMVQTEQQYICIHQCLLAVLEGKENIVGPAREMHDNEGYEDDEGIAESGM, encoded by the exons GACGTTCGATGTGCAGATCTAGCCATAAGCATACCCAACAATCCCGGCCTAGACGATGGGGCCTCATATCGCTTGGACTACAGTCCGCCCTTTGGCTATCCGGAGCCCAACACAACGATTGCCTCCCGGGAAATCGGCGATGAGATCCAATTCTCACGCGCCCTGCCCGGAACCAAGTACAACTTCTGGCTGTACTACACGAACTTTACGCACCACGATTGGCTCACCTGGACGGTGACGATAACAACAG CTCCCGATCCGCCGTCGAATCTCTCTGTCCAGGTGCGCAGCGGCAAGAACGCCATCATCCTGTGGTCACCGCCCACCCAGGGCAGCTATACGGCCTTCAAGATCAAGGTGCTTGGCCTGTCGGAGGCCTCGAGCAGCTACAACCGCACCTTCCAGGTGAACGACAACACATTCCAGCACAGCGTCAAGGAGCTGACCCCGGGAGCCACCTACCAGGTGCAGGCCTACACCATCTACGATGGCAAGGAGTCGGTGGCCTACACCAGTCGCAATTTCACCACAA AGCCCAACACTCCGGGGAAATTCATCGTCTGGTTCCGTAATGAGACGACACTGCTGGTCCTGTGGCAGCCGCCATATCCGGCGGGCATTTACACGCACTACAAGGTATCCATCGAGCCGCCGGATGCCAACGATAGTGTGCTCTATGTGGAGAAGGAGGGCGAGCCACCGGGTCCGGCGCAGGCAGCCTTCAAGGGTCTGGTGCCCGGCAGGGCGTACAACATTTCGGTGCAGACAATGTCCGAGGACGAGATCTCACTGCCGACGACGGCCCAGTATCGTACGGTGCCGTTGCGGCCACTGAACGTGACCTTTGACCGGGACTACATTACCTCCAATTCGTTCCGGGTGCTTTGGGAGGCGCCCAAGGGCGTCTCCGAGTTCGATAAGTACCAGGTCTCGGTGGCCACCACCCGACGCCAGTCCACTGTGCCACGTAGCAACGAACCGGTGGCCTTCTTTGACTTTCGCGACATCGCCGAACCGGGCAAGACATTCAATGTGATCGTGAAGACGGTGTCCGGCAAGGTCACCTCGTGGCCAGCCACCGGGGACGTCACCCTGCGACCCCTGCCCGTTCGCAATCTGAGGAGCATCAACGATGACAAGACCAACACCATGGTCATCACCTGGGAGGCGGATCCGGCCAGCACGCAGGATGAGTACCGCATTGT ATACCATGAATTGGAAACATTTAACGGAGACACCAGCACCCTGACCACAGATCGAACTCGATTCACACTGGAGAGCCTCCTACCCGGTCGTAATTACTCACTATCCGTGCAGGCCGTCTCTCAGAAAATGGAATCGAACGAAACCAGCATCTTCGTGGTCACCCGACCCTCGTCGCCCATTATCGAGGACCTGAAGAGCATACGGATGGGCCTGAATATCAGTTGGAAGAGCGACGTCAACTCCAAGCAGGAACAATATGAGGTCTTGTATTCACGAAACGGAACTAGCGATTTGCGTACCCAAAAGACCAAGGAGTCGCGTCTGGTGATCAAGAACCTTCAGCCAGGAGCTGGATATGAACTCAAGGTCTTTGCGGTTAGTCACGATTTGAGAAGTGAACCGCATGCCTATTTCCAGGCAGTTT ATCCCAATCCACCGCGCAACATGACCATCGAGACGGTGCGCAGCAACTCTGTTCTGGTCCACTGGTCTCCGCCGGAGAGCGGTGAGTTTACGGAGTACTCGATTCGATATAGGACGGACAGTGAACAGCAGTGGGTGCGTCTGCCCAGCGTTCGATCTACGGAGGCTGATATCACCGACATGACCAAGGGCGAGAAGTACACCATACAGGTGAACACGGTCAGTTTTGGCGTGGAGAGTCCCGTGCCCCAGGAGGTGAACACAACGGTGCCCCCGAATCCGGTGTCAAACATTATCCAGCTGGTGGACTCACGGAACATCACTCTGGAGTGGCCCAAGCCGGAGGGAAGGGTGGAGTCGTACATCCTTAAATGGTGGCCCAGCGATAATCCCGGACGTGCCCAGACGAAGAACGTTTCCGAGAACAAGTCGG CCGACGATTTGTCGACAGTGCGAGTCCTGATTGGCGAACTGATGCCCGGTGTGCAGTACAAGTTTGACATCCAGACGACATCGTATGGCATTCTGTCCGGTATCACCAGTCTGTATCCGCGCACCATGCCGCTCATCCAGTCGGATGTGGTGGTGGCCAATGGCGAGAAGGAGGACGAGCGGGACACGATCACCCTGAGCTATACACCCACGCCGCAGTCCTCGTCCAAGTTCGATATCTATCGATTCTCCCTGGGAGATGCGGAGATCCGGGACAAGGAGAAGCTGGCCAACGATACGGATCGCAAGGTGACGTTCACGGGTCTGGTGCCGGGACGGCTGTACAACATCACCGTGTGGACGGTGAGCGGTGGAGTGGCCAGTCTGCCCATTCAGCGACAGGATCGCCTGTATCCGGAACCCATTACCCAGCTGCATGCCACCAATATCACGGACACGGAGATCTCGTTGCGCTGGGATCTGCCAAAGGGCGAGTACAATGACTTCGATATAGCCTACCTAACGGCGGACAATCTGTTGGCCCAGAACATGACCACCAGGAATGAGATAACCATAAGTGACCTGCGACCCCATAGGAACTACACATTCACCGTGGTGGTTCGTTCGGGCACTGAATCTTCAGTTCTACGAAGCAGTTCACCTCTCTCGGCTAGTTTTACGACCAATGAAGCGGTACCAGGTCGCGTAGAGCGATTCCATCCCACCGATGTGCAGCCCAGCGAGATCAATTTCGAGTGGTCACTGCCCTCCAGTGAGGCAAACGGTGTGATCCGTCAATTCTCGATAGCCTATACGAATATCAACAATCTTACGGATGCCGGCATGCAGGACTTTGAATCGGAGGAGGCATTTGGTATAATCAAGAATCTCAAACCGGGCGAGACATATGTGTTCAAGATCCAGGCCAAGACGGCCATTGGCTTTGGACCGGAGCGGGAGTACAGGCAAACGATGCCCATACTGGCGCCACCACGTCCAGCCACCCAAGTGGTGCCCACCGAGGTATATCGCAGTTCGTCGACCATCCAGATTCGTTTTAGGAAGAACTATTTCTCGGATCAGAACGGTCAGGTGCGCATGTACACGATCATTGTGGCCGAGGATGATGCGAAGAATGCATCCGGCCTGGAAATGCCCAGTTGGCTAGATGTGCAGTCGTATAGCGTTTGGCTGCCCTACCAGGCCATAGATCCGTACTATCCCTTCGAGAACCAATCCGTGGAGGACTTTACAATTGGCACGGAGAACTGCGACAACCACAAGATCGGCTACTGCAATGGGCCACTGAAGTCGGGGACCACTTACCGGGTGAAGGTGCGAGCGTTCACCGGAACGGATAAGTTCACGGATACCGCCTACAGTTTTCCAATTCAAACAG ATCAAGACAACACCTCGCTGATCGTGGCCATTACAGTGCCACTGACAATCATCCTGGTGCTGCTGGTAACCCTTTTGTTCTACAAACGGCGACGCAACAATTGCCGAAAGACGACGAAGGATTCGCGTGCCAATGACAATATGTCCCTGCCGGATAGTGTTATCGAGCAGAATCGTccgattctgatcaagaactTTGCGGAGCACTATCGCCTGATGTCCGCCGATTCGGACTTCCGGTTCAGCGAGGAGTTCGAGGAACTGAAGCATGTGGGCAGGGATCAGCCATGCACCTTTGCCGACTTGCCCTGCAATCGACCCAAGAATCGGTTCACCAACATCCTGCCCTACGATCACTCACGTTTCAAGCTCCAGCCCGTGGACGATGATGAGGGCAGCGATTATATCAATGCCAACTATGTGCCGGGACACAATTCGCCGCGGGAATTCATCGTGACCCAGGGACCGTTGCACTCGACGCGCGACGACTTCTGGCGGATGTGCTGGGAGAGCAACTCGCGGGCCATTGTCATGCTGACCCGGTGCTTTGAGAAGGGACGTGAGAAGTGCGACCAGTACTGGCCGAATGACACGGTGCCCGTCTTCTATGGGGACATTAAGGTGCAGATTCTCAACGACAGCCACTATGCCGACTGGGTGATGACCGAGTTCATGCTGTGCAGG GGCAGCGAACAGCGCATCCTGCGGCACTTCCACTTCACCACCTGGCCGGACTTTGGTGTGCCTAATCCTCCCCAGACACTGGTGCGCTTTGTGCGCGCCTTCCGCGATCGCATCGGGGCGGAGCAGCGACCCATTGTGGTGCACTGCAGCGCCGGAGTGGGAAGGTCGGGCACCTTCATCACCCTGGATCGCATCCTGCAGCAGATCAACACGTCGGACTACGTGGACATTTTCGGCATAGTGTATGCCATGCGCAAGG AGCGCGTTTGGATGGTGCAGACGGAGCAGCAGTACATCTGCATCCACCAGTGCCTGCTGGCGGTGCTCGAGGGCAAGGAGAACATCGTGGGTCCCGCCCGCGAGATGCACGACAACGAGGGCTATGAAG